In one Melopsittacus undulatus isolate bMelUnd1 chromosome 4, bMelUnd1.mat.Z, whole genome shotgun sequence genomic region, the following are encoded:
- the RND3 gene encoding rho-related GTP-binding protein RhoE: MKERRASQKLSSKAVMDPNQNVKCKIVVVGDSQCGKTALLHVFAKDCFPESYVPTVFENYTASFEIDTQRIELSLWDTSGSPYYDNVRPLSYPDSDAVLICFDISRPETLDSVLKKWKGEIQEFCPNTKMLLVGCKSDLRTDVSTLVELSNHRQTPVSYDQGANMAKQIGAATYIECSALQSENSVRDIFHVATLACVNKTNKNVKRNKSQRATKRISHMPGRPELSTVATDLRKDKAKSCTVM; this comes from the exons atgaaggaaagaagagcGAGCCAGAAGTTATCGAGCAAGGCTGTGATGGATCCCAACCAGAACGTAAAGTGCAAGATCGTGGTGGTCGGGGACAGCCAGTGCGGTAAAACAGCGTTGCTACACGTTTTCGCCAAGGACTGCTTTCCCGAG AGCTACGTCCCCACGGTCTTCGAGAACTATACGGCCAGCTTTGAGATCGACACGCAGCGGATCGAGCTCAGCCTCTGGGACACCTCGG GGTCTCCTTATTACGACAATGTCCGCCCACTCTCCTATCCAGATTCTGATGCTGTCCTGATTTGCTTTGACATCAGTCGGCCAGAAACTCTTGACAGTGTGCTAAAAAAG TGGAAGGGTGAAATACAGGAGTTTTGTCCAAACACCAAAATGCTTTTGGTTGGTTGCAAGTCAGATCTGCGCACAGATGTAAGCACACTAGTGGAACTTTCCAACCACAGACAGACACCTGTGTCCTATGATCAG GGTGCAAATATGGCCAAACAGATTGGAGCAGCTACATATATTGAATGCTCAGCCTTACAGTCAGAAAACAGTGTCAGAGACATTTTTCATGTTGCCACCTTGGCGTGTgtgaataaaacaaataaaaatgttaaacgAAACAAATCGCAGAGGGCAACAAAGCGAATTTCACACATGCCTGGCAGGCCAGAACTTTCCACAGTGGCAACGGACTTGCGAAAGGACAAAGCAAAGAGTTGCACAGTGATGTGA